Below is a genomic region from Pseudarthrobacter sulfonivorans.
GGCACAGATGTGCCATGACGTCCTGGACCGGCACCTGAAGAGCCTGGCCGCCTGACATTACCGTCCGGTGGCATCGGGAATAGACTGGGAGCCGGGGGAGCGGAACCGGCTGGTCAGGCCGGTACAGGCAGGCCACAGGAGGAGTAGGGATGCATCACACAGGTGGTTCCGGCTGGCAGATCACTACGGATACGTCCGGGCCTCTGATGATCGCGCTCTTTGTCCGTGATGCGGCAGGACTCGACGGCGCCGGCCACCCTGCGTTATCGCATGCCGCGCCGAAGATCCACCATGCCGACCACTCGCATCTCACCTCCGACGTCGGCGGGCTGAGCGCACTCAAGACCGAATGGGAAGCCTGGTGGGAGCAGTTGCTGAAGGCGCACCCCCAGACGTCACCGGAGCTGTCCCCGCCGGATTTTGGGGAATTCGGGAATTCCCCGGCCCTCCAGCGTGTCCTGCAGGCGCATTTCGGGTCAGCCCTGACCTGGGCACGGGAGCGCCGCAGCGAGTACGTCAGGCTGGAAGCCGAACGGGTGGCCAGCGGTTCGGACCAGCTGTTGGGAGACATGGTGGATGACCGCCTGCTGGAGGTGGGCCGGGGGTCACGGGACTTCACCCTGACCATCATCGAACTGCCGCTGAACGAACAGCGGGCGTGGTACCTGGAGCCGGACAAGATCATCATGAGCCACAACCTCATGTCCGCGCCGGAGCTCTTCCGCAGCTACGTCCAGCCCGTGGTGGACATCCTGGTCTGAGGCGGCGCGGTCAGCATCCGGGCCGTCAGCAGGCGCGCATCAGCACTACGGCCGTCAGCTGCCGGTGCCGGCCGGTGCCACTGTAATGCGGACCTGTCCGGCGGGCGCGTCGGATTCCTGCCAGCCGCCCTGATCCTCACGGTCCCAGCTCCGGCCTGCAACATCCACGCGTGTCACCGCCAGGCCCTTGGCATTGGCAACTGCCCACTGCGCCACGGACCAGGCCTGGGTGCCGTCAGCTGCCACCACGAGCGAATCATTCTCCGTGGTGATGGCGAGCGGCCCGTACGCCAGGGCTAGCTCGGACTCGACGGCGGCGGGGATGCCCGGTTCCTGCGGGGCGCGCAAAGTGCACAGCACGGAGGCGGGTGCTTGGCCGGTCAGGCCGGACGCAAAGGACCGGCCCATATCTTCGTGTTGGGCGTACGCGAGGGGGTAGGCCGAGCGCTGGACACGCTGGGCGGCGTCGGTGATTTCCAGGGACTCGTAGCCGGGAACCTTGACCAGGGCATCGTAGAAAGCATTGGCCGCGTAGTACGGGTCCATCACCTGGGCCTCGGTTCCCCACCCCTGCGAGGGACGTTGCTGGAAGAGTCCGCGGGAGTCAGGGCCGGCCTGGTCGCCATGGGCGATGTTGCGCAGCTTGGATTCCTGCATGGCGGTGGCAAGGGCGATGCTGGCTGCCCGGGGAGGCAGCCCGCGCTGCACCGCCACCGCTGTAATCAGTGAGGCATTAACCGCCTGGTCCGTTGCAAGCTCTGCGCTCTGGGTCCCGGCGTCGGCCGTGCAGCGCTCCGAGACCAGGGTTTCGGAGCGCTGCAGGAAGGAAACCACAGTGTAGATGCCGGCGCCCGTCAGCGCCACGGTAAGCAGCAGCACGGTGGGGCGAACGAAACTGCGTCCACGTGCCACGGACAGGTCAGTTGGCGTGGAGCGCGTCGTTGAGTTCCACCGTCTGGCCCTTGCGCGGCAACACCTCGACGGCGCCGGTGGTGGAGTTGCGCCGGAACAGGAGGTTGGGGACGCCGGACAGCTCGGCTGCCTTCACGATCTTGGCGGTATCCTCGCCATTCTCGTCCTTGGGCCCGGGAACGAGCACACGCGTTCCAGCGGTGACGTAGAGGCCTGCCTCCACCACGGAGTCATCGCCGACGCTGATGCCGACGCCGGAGTTGGCGCCCAGCAGGACGCGCTCACCGATGACGATCTTTTCCTTGCCGCCCCCGGAGAGGGTGCCCATGATCGACGCGCCGCCTCCCACGTCGCTGCCGTCGCCGGCGACGACGCCGGCGGAGATGCGGCCTTCCACCATGGAGGCGCCCAGGGTGCCGGCGTTGAAGTTCACAAAGCCTTCGTGCATCACGGTGGTGCCTTCGGCGAGGTGGGCACCGAGGCGGACACGGTCGGCGTCGGCGATCCGGACGCCGGCGGGCACCACGTAGTCCACCATTCGGGGGAACTTGTCCACGCCGTAGACGGTGACGGCGCCACGGCGGCGAAGTTTGGCGCGGGTCAGTTCGAAGCCTTCCACGGCGGCGGGACCGAAGTTGGTCCACACCACGTTGGGGAGCTTGCCGAAGATGCCATCCAGGTTGATGGTGTTGGGCCGGACCAGCCGGTGGGAGAGCAGGTGCAGCCGGAGGTATGCGTCGGCGGTGTCGGCCGGAGCTTCATCGAGGTTGATCTGGACGAAGACCACCTTCTGCTCGGTCCCGCGGTCCGCGTCGGTGCCGCTTGCGGCGAGCTGGACCAGTGTTTCGTCGGCATTCTCCACGGCGCGCAGGTTTTCGGCCGCAACGCCCAGGGCGGGCGCGGGGAACCAGACGTCAAGGACGGTGGCTTCGGTTTTTTGCTCGCCCGTGGCACTGGCGATGGTTGCCAACCCGAAACCGTAGGCGGAGCGGGCTTCTGAAGGTTCGTTCTGGTCTTTGGGCGCGGCGGAGGTAGCGGTCTCAGTCATGGCCCCAGTCTAGCGAGGGGCAGGCGCCGGGTTCGAACTAGACTGGCAACGTGACTGCCGAAACTGCCCCTGAACCGATTACCGTGCTTTTGGACCTACGCCAGGATGTCTCCGTGCTGACCGCCGCCCTGATGGACATCAACAGTGTGTCAGGGAATGAGACAGAGCTGGCTGACGCCGTCGAAGTGGCGCTCCGGGCCATCCCCGAGCTCCAGGTGATCCGCGATGGTGACTCCATCATCGCCCGCACGGAACTGGGCAGGGCGGAACGCGTCATCCTCGCTGGACACCTGGACACAGTGCCGTTGCCGGTTACTGAAGGCGCGCGCGGCACCGTCCCGTCCACCTGGGATTCGGGTGTCCCGGGGGAGGGCGTACTCTATGGGCGCGGAGCCACCGACATGAAAGGCGGCGTCGCCGTCCAGCTCGCGCTGGCGGCCACAATGTTCGACAGCGGCGCGGCGCCCAAGCGGGACGTCACCTTTGTGTTCTACGACCACGAGGAAGTGGAAGCGGTCAAGAGCGGCCTGGGCCGCCTGGTCCGCAACCACGGCAGCCTCCTGGGCGGCGATTTTGCCATTCTCCTGGAGCCGACCCATGGCACCGTCGAGGGTGGCTGCAACGGCACCAGCCGTTTTGAGGCCACCACGGTGGGTGAGGCAGCACACTCTGCGCGTGCGTGGATGGGCAGCAACGCGATCCATGCGGCGGCGCCCATCCTTGCCCGGCTGGCGGCATACGAACCGCAGACCGTCAACGTGGACGGCCTGGACTACCGCGAGAGCCTCAACGCGGTGAAGATCAACGGCGGCACGGCAGGCAACGTGATTCCGGACCGGTGCGTGGTGGAGATCAACTACCGCTTCGCCCCGGACAAGACTCCGGACCAGGCGGAGGCGCATGTGCGCGAACTGTTGGAGGGCTTCGCTGTGGTCCGCACGGACGCTGCCGCCGGTGCGCGCCCGGGACTGAACCACCCTGCCGCGGCGTCCTTCGTAGCCGCCGTGGGTGCCGAGCCGAAACCGAAATACGGCTGGACCGACGTCGCCCGCTTCAGCGAACTGGGGATCCCGGCAGTGAACTTCGGCCCCGGCGATCCGCTGCTGGCACACAAAGACGACGAGCACGTGGACGCCGACGCCATCCGTGAATGCCTGCGTGCTTTGCAAAGTTGGCTTTCGGCCTAGTCCGCAATGCAGAAGGGTCCGCAGCCTGCAGGCTGCGGACCCTTCTGCATGTGTTTTGGGTGTTGCTATTTGCGTCCCGTTACGTCCGGAAGCTCCGGTGCGACGACGGCGGTTGGCGCCGGCGCAACACCGCCTGCCGTCTTCTTGGAACCCCGGCGCTCGATCCAGATTGCGAGCCGGGACACGCAGATGTTGATCACAATGTAGATGGCGGCAGCCACAAAGAAAATGGGGAACAGGAACGCGTTACCCAGGAAGTCCGCCATGACCTGTACTGCGCGCAGAAGTTCGCCGTACGCCACGATGTAGCCCAGGGACGTGTCCTTCAGGAGCACCACGAGTTGGGCAACCAGCGACGGCATCATGCGGCGAACTGCCTGCGGCAGCTCGATGAGCATCCGGGA
It encodes:
- the dapE gene encoding succinyl-diaminopimelate desuccinylase produces the protein MTAETAPEPITVLLDLRQDVSVLTAALMDINSVSGNETELADAVEVALRAIPELQVIRDGDSIIARTELGRAERVILAGHLDTVPLPVTEGARGTVPSTWDSGVPGEGVLYGRGATDMKGGVAVQLALAATMFDSGAAPKRDVTFVFYDHEEVEAVKSGLGRLVRNHGSLLGGDFAILLEPTHGTVEGGCNGTSRFEATTVGEAAHSARAWMGSNAIHAAAPILARLAAYEPQTVNVDGLDYRESLNAVKINGGTAGNVIPDRCVVEINYRFAPDKTPDQAEAHVRELLEGFAVVRTDAAAGARPGLNHPAAASFVAAVGAEPKPKYGWTDVARFSELGIPAVNFGPGDPLLAHKDDEHVDADAIRECLRALQSWLSA
- the dapD gene encoding 2,3,4,5-tetrahydropyridine-2,6-dicarboxylate N-succinyltransferase, translated to MTETATSAAPKDQNEPSEARSAYGFGLATIASATGEQKTEATVLDVWFPAPALGVAAENLRAVENADETLVQLAASGTDADRGTEQKVVFVQINLDEAPADTADAYLRLHLLSHRLVRPNTINLDGIFGKLPNVVWTNFGPAAVEGFELTRAKLRRRGAVTVYGVDKFPRMVDYVVPAGVRIADADRVRLGAHLAEGTTVMHEGFVNFNAGTLGASMVEGRISAGVVAGDGSDVGGGASIMGTLSGGGKEKIVIGERVLLGANSGVGISVGDDSVVEAGLYVTAGTRVLVPGPKDENGEDTAKIVKAAELSGVPNLLFRRNSTTGAVEVLPRKGQTVELNDALHAN